From Acinetobacter radioresistens DSM 6976 = NBRC 102413 = CIP 103788:
GGGTGTTTCCGCGCTCATCTGATTTACTATACTCATATCACTCGCCTCGCGCTTCATTGCTGTCAAAAGAGGGTCCCATCGTGCCGATTGCGAAAGAACCAGTGACAGTAGCCAGTAGCTCACCACTGTCTTCTGCAACCGCTCGGCCCGTGATAAAGGCCACCGTATCGGTTCTACCAATGCAATCCACTATCGCCTTTAAACCTACCGCAGAGGGAATACGTCGCAAAAAATCGACACGCAAATCAATAGTGGCAATCGGCTCTAACGACCGCAATGACGAAAAAATAGATAAGCCGCAAGTCGTATCCAGCAGCGTCACCAAAGCCCCTCGATGCAGTGAGCCTTTACGGTCAGAGAGTTGCTCAGAGAAGGGCATCGTCATCTCGGCATGACCATCGCTCACTGCACCAACACTAATATTGAACATATTGAATAAAGGGTGATTAGTACCAAAAAACGCCTTAGCCATGGTCAGGTGTGCCGTGTTATTACTGTCCATTTTTGAACTCCCGCCATTGCTGGCTGATTTTATTGCGAAAAAATTAGCGGCACGTCTCAAAGTGCAAGGGCGGCATCTGTATAATTACGTTCGGCCTGCATCACCGCCACAATGGCCTCTTCAATGGCGGCATATGGAAAGTTTGTGCTTTCCGAGGCAGACTTCAAACACATGGCTAATGCCGTCCATGCTTTTTCGCAAGCCCTCATTAACAGGGGCAGTCGATATTGCTGTACACTTGCGTCATAGTGAACCGCTTCATCAAGGAATTCAGCGTACATTTTGCGGAAGCCGCCGCCACCTGTGCCACGCTTTTCAATAATTTGGTAGGCAAATCGGGTCGTCCAGTGCCAATCGCCTGTGGCTCCCCAACGACTCAGTTCGGCCAGCCATGTTTCCAGTGCCGATATGCCACTCACAGCTAATGACTTGGCGTTG
This genomic window contains:
- a CDS encoding PaaI family thioesterase, encoding MDSNNTAHLTMAKAFFGTNHPLFNMFNISVGAVSDGHAEMTMPFSEQLSDRKGSLHRGALVTLLDTTCGLSIFSSLRSLEPIATIDLRVDFLRRIPSAVGLKAIVDCIGRTDTVAFITGRAVAEDSGELLATVTGSFAIGTMGPSFDSNEARGE